From Salvia splendens isolate huo1 chromosome 16, SspV2, whole genome shotgun sequence, a single genomic window includes:
- the LOC121772354 gene encoding PLASMODESMATA CALLOSE-BINDING PROTEIN 4-like isoform X2, whose translation MDASYCVCNSGVSDSVLQKNIDYACGNGADCAAIQQNGACYNPNTVKDHCSYAVNSYYQKKGNAPMSCDFGGTATVTSNPPSVSSSSCVYPSGASNAGGATPSTTPATGGTSTTLPPPASPTTVGSTFPGGSGVPGSPATPGFGLAPTGTGAGFDNASVKLLASRSSTFMLAAAVIFISALFCPMM comes from the exons ATGG ATGCAAGTTACTGTGTGTGCAATAGTGGTGTGAGTGACAGTGTTCTTCAGAAAAATATAGACTATGCTTGTGGAAATGGAGCTGATTGTGCAGCAATTCAACAAAATGGGGCTTGCTATAACCCTAACACTGTTAAGGATCACTGCAGTTATGCTGTGAATAGCTATTATCAGAAGAAGGGAAATGCTCCAATGAGCTGTGATTTTGGAGGGACTGCCACTGTCACTTCTAATCCTCCTA GTGTATCATCTTCATCATGTGTCTATCCTTCTGGTGCTAG CAATGCTGGTGGTGCTACTCCATCGACAACCCCTGCCACCGGAGGAACTTCGACCACTCTACCACCTCCGGCCTCTCCAACCACAGTAGGCAGCACTTTCCCAGGCGGGAGTGGTGTCCCTGGGTCTCCCGCGACTCCTGGTTTTGGGCTTGCACCGACGGGGACAGGAGCTGGATTTGACAATGCTAGTGTCAAGCTTCTAGCGTCTCGAAGCAGCACCTTCATGCTTGCTGCTGCAGTGATCTTCATATCCGCCCTCTTTTGCCCAATGATGTGA
- the LOC121772354 gene encoding PLASMODESMATA CALLOSE-BINDING PROTEIN 3-like isoform X1 codes for MAVFAVGCLFILALAGYSDASYCVCNSGVSDSVLQKNIDYACGNGADCAAIQQNGACYNPNTVKDHCSYAVNSYYQKKGNAPMSCDFGGTATVTSNPPSVSSSSCVYPSGASNAGGATPSTTPATGGTSTTLPPPASPTTVGSTFPGGSGVPGSPATPGFGLAPTGTGAGFDNASVKLLASRSSTFMLAAAVIFISALFCPMM; via the exons ATGGCTGTTTTCGCGGTTGGTTGTCTGTTCATCTTAGCCTTGGCTGGCTATTCAG ATGCAAGTTACTGTGTGTGCAATAGTGGTGTGAGTGACAGTGTTCTTCAGAAAAATATAGACTATGCTTGTGGAAATGGAGCTGATTGTGCAGCAATTCAACAAAATGGGGCTTGCTATAACCCTAACACTGTTAAGGATCACTGCAGTTATGCTGTGAATAGCTATTATCAGAAGAAGGGAAATGCTCCAATGAGCTGTGATTTTGGAGGGACTGCCACTGTCACTTCTAATCCTCCTA GTGTATCATCTTCATCATGTGTCTATCCTTCTGGTGCTAG CAATGCTGGTGGTGCTACTCCATCGACAACCCCTGCCACCGGAGGAACTTCGACCACTCTACCACCTCCGGCCTCTCCAACCACAGTAGGCAGCACTTTCCCAGGCGGGAGTGGTGTCCCTGGGTCTCCCGCGACTCCTGGTTTTGGGCTTGCACCGACGGGGACAGGAGCTGGATTTGACAATGCTAGTGTCAAGCTTCTAGCGTCTCGAAGCAGCACCTTCATGCTTGCTGCTGCAGTGATCTTCATATCCGCCCTCTTTTGCCCAATGATGTGA